CGCGTCTACGCGCGGCCGCTCGAGAGCGAGAAGACGGGACCGTTCACCGTCTCGGTGAGCGAAGTGGTCGTGCAGCCGGTGACGACGCGGCCCCTGCCGCTCGGCCAGACGACCGAGGCGTCGCTGACCGCGGACGATCCGTCGCTCGAGGACGGACGGCAGTTCCACCAGTACGCGATCACCGGCCGCCCGGGCGAGCGGTTCGTGATCACGATGCGGTCCACGGACTTCGACGCCTTCCTCGACTGGGGAAGCCTGTCGAACAACGTCTTCGAATCCTCGGCGACGGACGACGACAGCGCGGGCGAGACGAACGCGCGGCTCGAGATCACGCTGCCGGCGGACGGGACGTTCGTGCTGCGGGCGATGGGGCTGGAGAGGGGGAAGCTCGGGGCGTACACGATCGCGCTCGAGCGGCGGATGTCGAAGTGACGGGGCGATGTGAGTTGTGAGTTGTGAGTGGTGAGTTCGAACGGCGATGCGGGATTCGTGACCCCGCATCGCCGTTCGAACTCACCACTCACAACTTACAGCTCACCACTCGTCGTTCACCGCGAATCCCGCACCCCGCGATCAATCGACCTGCAACACCGCCAGGAACGCCTCCTGCGGGATCTCCACCGCGCCCACCTGCTTCATCCGCTTCTTGCCCTCCTTCTGGCGCTCCAGGAGCTTGCGCTTGCGGCTGATGTCGCCGCCGTAGCACTTGGCGAGCACGTCCTTCCGCAGCGCCTTCACCGTCGTGCGCGCGATGACCTTCTGTCCGATCGCCGCCTGGATCGCGACCTCGAAGAGCTGCCGCGGGATGAGCTCCTTCAGCTTGTCGGCGATCTTGCGCCCCCAGTCGTATGACTTGTCGGTGTGCGTGATCACCGAGAAGGCGTCGATCGGGTCGCCGTTGATGAGCATGTCGAGCCGCACGAGCTCGCTGCGGCGGTAGCCGAGCATCTCGTAGTCGAGCGCCGCGTAGCCGCGGGTGAGCGACTTCATCTTGTCGAAGAAGTCGAGGATGATCTCGGCGAGCGGGAACTCCCAGTCGATCTCGACGCGCGAGGTGTCGATGTAGCTCATCCCCTTGTACTCGCCGCGTCGCTCGGTGCCGAGCGACATGATCGCGCCGATGTACTCGCTCGGGACCATGATCCGCGCCTTCACGTACGGTTCCTCGACCCAGTCGATCACCGTGCTCGGCGGCATCAGCGCCGGGTTCTCCACCAGCACCTGCTCGCCGTCGGTCTTGAAGACGTGGTACTCCACGCTCGGGACGGTCGTGACGAGATCGAGGTCGAACTCTCGCTCGAGCCGCTCCTGCACGATCTCCATGTGGAGGAGACCGAGGAAGCCGCAGCGGAAGCCGAAGCCGAGGGCGGTGGAGGACTCGGGCTGGTACTGGAGCGACGCGTCGTTGAGCTGGAGCTTCTCGAGCGCGTCGCGGAGGTCCTCGTACTGCTGCGTGTCGGTGGGATAGACCCCGGCGAAGACGAACGAGCGCACCGCCTGATAGCCGGGGAGCGCTTCCGGCGCGCGGTTCTCGGCGTCGAAGATCGTGTCGCCGGCGCGCGTCTCCTTCACCGAGCGGACGTTGGCGACGACGTAGCCGACCTCGCCCGCGGTGAGCTGGTCGGTCACGACGCGGCGGAGCTGGTTGTATCCGACCTCCTCGACCTCGTACACCGAGTCGGAGGCGCCGAAGGTGATCTTGGTGCCCTTCTTGATGACGCCGTCCACGACGCGGACCGAGGGGATGGCCCCGCGGTAGCGATCGTAGAACGAGTCGTAGATTAGGGCGCGGAGCGGCTTCTTCCCGTCGCCGCGGGGGGCGGGCGTCTTCTTGACGACCTCCTCGAGCAGCTCGGGGATGCCGATCCCTTCCTTGGCGCTGACGAGGAGGATGTCCTCGGGCTTGCAGCCGATGAGGTCGACGATCTCCTGGCGGCGCTTCTCCGGCTCGGCGCCGGGGAGGTCGATCTTGTTCAGGATCGGGATGATCTCGAGCCCCGCGTCCATCGCGAGGAACAGATTGGACAGCGTCTGCGCCTGGATGCCCTGCGAGGCGTCCACGACGAGGATCGCGCCCTCGCAGGCGGCCAGCGAGCGCGAGACCTCGTAGGTGAAGTCCACGTGCCCGGGCGTGTCGATCAGGTTCAGCTCGTACGTGGTGCCGTCCTTGGCATCGTACGACATGCGGACGGCGTTGAGCTTGATCGTGATGCCGCGCTCGCGCTCCAGGTCCAGGGTGTCGAGCACCTGGGCCTTCATCTCGCGCTTCTGGAGCATCCCCGTCGCCTCGATGAGGCGGTCGGCCAACGTCGACTTCCCGTGGTCGATGTGGGCGACGATGCAGAAATTGCGGATCAGGTTCGGAGGGGTCACGGCGGCGGGTGCGGAGGGGGCTAGCCTTGAAAGCTAGTCGGGGGTCGGAGTCGGTCCAAGCCTTTGAACGGCAACGGCTTTCACCACAGAGGGCACAGAGGGCACAGAGAACGGCGGAGAACGGCAACGGCTTTCACCACAGAGGGCACAGAGGGCACAGAGAACGGCGGAGAACGGCAACCGCTCTACGGCAGGGGCTGTTCGGCAGGGGCTGTTCGGCAGGGGCTGTACGGCAGGGACTGTACGGCGGGGCTGCACGGTAGCCGCACGAAGACGACCACTCTCGGCGCCGTCCGCCCCTTTGCCCCATCCCCCCCATGCCCCCCGGTGCCCCTCTGTCCCCCTGACCCTGCGCCCCGTCTTGAACCGCAGCCCGATGCCTCTCTCCGCCGTTCTCTGTGCCCTCTGTGCCCTCTGTGGTGAACGCCGTTCGCCCGTGCCGTGTCAAAGACCCGAACGCCCGGACCAACCCGAGCGTATCCTTCCACGGCGGCACCACTTAGCTTCCCCCTTCGCATGACCGCACCGGCAACGCAGTCCGTCCGGGCTGACCTGATGGATCCACAGACCCTCGCGGCCCTCGGGCGCCTCGAGGTCGTCTCGCGTTGGCTGGTGGACGGCCTCCTCGCCGGCCTCCACCGGTCGCCCAAGAAGGGATTCTCCGTCGAGTTCGCCGAGCACCGCTCCTACCAGCCCGGCGACGACCTCCGCTTCATGGACTGGAAGGTCGCCGCCCGCGCCGACAAGTGGCTCATCAAGCAGTACGAGGAGGAGACCAACGTCCGCGCGACGGTCGTCGTGGATGTCTCCAAGTCGATGGACTGGCGCAGCCGGCCGAACCTCCTCACCAAGCTCGCGTACGCCGAGCGCCTCGCCGCGGCCCTCACGCTGCTCCTCATCCGCCAGCGCGACTCCGTCGGGCTCATCCGCTTTGATGAGCAGCTCCGCTCGGTGATCCCGCCGCGTTCACGCTCGGTGCAGTGGAAGCGCATCCTCTCGGCCCTCGCCGAGCCGGGCTCGGGGCAGGGCTCCGATGCGGCGGGCGCGCTCTCGCAGGCGGGGAAGCTCATCAAGCGGCGCGGCATCGTCATCCTCATCTCCGACCTGCTGCTCGACGCGCAGGAGGTGGACGACACCGTCCACGCGCTCCGCGCGCAGGGGCACGACATCACGGTGCTGCACGTGATGGATCCCGCCGAACGGAAGTTCGACGTGCAGGCCGGCGAGGCGCTCTTCGTCGATCCGGAACGCGGCGACTCGCTCGCCGTCACGCCGGCCGATGTGCGGGAACTCTACCAGAGCACCGTCGCCGAGGCGATCGACGAGTGGCGCGCGCGGTTCGCCGCGGCCGGCGCGTTCTACGAGCCGATCATGACCGACCAGCCCTTTGGCGTGCCGCTCCGCCGCGCCTTCGCCGCCCGCCAGCGCCTCTCGTGAGTTTCCTCGCCCCGTGGGCGCTCCTGCTCGCCGTCGCGGCGGGCGTGCCGCTCCTGCTCCATCTCCTCCGCCGGCGGTCGGGCGACAAGCTCGACTTCCCGGCGGTGCGCTACCTGCTGCGCATGGAGCGCGAGCACGCGCGCGAGGTGCGGCTCAAGAACATGCTGCTGATGGTGCTGCGCATCGCGATCGTCGTCGCGCTCGCGCTCGCGGCGGCGCGTCCGGTGGGCTGGCTCCCGGGGGTGGGGCACGCGCCGAGCGCGGTGGCGATCGTCCTCGACAACTCGCTCTCCTCCGCGGCCGCGGGCGCCGAAGGGCAGATGCTCGCGCGCCTCGTCGCGGCCGCGGGCGGCATCATCGACGGCTCGGCCTCCGGCGACCGGCTCTGGCTCATCACGATGGACGGCGCCGTGGTCGGCGGGGACAAGGGCACGCTCCGCGCCGCGCTCAGCGGCGTGCGCGCCCTCGACGGCGCGGGGGATGCCGGGGCGGCGCTGCGACGCGGCACGGCACTCGTGAAGGAGAGCGGCATCCCGTCGCGGCACGTCGTCGTGCTCACCGATGCGCAGCGCACGAGTTGGGAAGGCGTCGTCCCGCCGGCCGACGCCGAGGTGCCGGTCGCGCTCATCGCGCCGGGCGGGACGGTGGGGCTCAATCGCGCGGTGATCGCCGTCGCGACCGAGCCGCAGCACTGGGACCCGCGCGGCACGGTGCGCGCGACGGTCGCCGGCAACGACTCCGCGAGCTGGCGCGTGGTGCTCGACGGCCGGACGCTCGCGCGCGGGACCGCGCAGCCCGGCGCGACGGTCCTCGCCCGCGTGCAGCCCCCGTCGCGCGGCTGGGTGGCCGGCACGGTCGAGCTCGCGCCCGACGAACTCCGCGGTGACGACACGCGGCACTTCGCCGCGCATGTGGGCGAGCCGCCCGCGGTGAACGCCGACCCCGCGAGCGGTCCGTTCCTGCGGGGCGCGGTCGATGCGCTCGTCAACGGCGGACGCGCCCGCCGCGGCGACGGCGTGCTCCTCGCGAGCGCCGAACGCGCGCGCACGCCGGCGCTGCTCTTCGCGCCGGCCGATCCGGTGCGCGTGCCCGATGCCAATCGCGCGCTCGAGCGCGCCGGCATCCCCTGGCGGTTCGGCGTGCGCCGCGACGGGCCCGCGCCCCTGCGCGGTTCCGGCGTCGATGGTGCCGTCGCCAAGTCGTGGCATGTCCTCGAGGCCGCGGGCGACGTGAGCAAGGCCGACACCATCGCGCGCGTCGGCGGCGCGCCCTGGGCGGTCGCGGGTGAGGGCTACGTCCTCGTCGCCTCCGCCGCCGTCGCCGATGCGACCGACCTGCCGGTGAAGGCGAGCTTCCTCCCCTGGCTCGACGGCCTGCTGGCCCAGCGGCTCACCGCGGGCACGGCAGGCGTGACCGAGAGCGCACCGGGACGACCGGTCCGCGTGCCCGCGCTCGCCGATGCGCTCGAGGCGCCCGACGGGAGCGCGGTCACCGTCGTGCCCGGCGCCACCCGCGAAGCCCCGTGGACCGCCGGCGTGCACTTCTGGCGCCGCGGTGCCGAGCGGGTCGGCGCGCTCGTGGTGAACGCCGACGCGTCGGAGAGCGACCTCGCGCGCCTTCCCGCCGACTCGCTCGCCACGCGGCTCGGCGCCACCGTCGCGAGTGCCGATCCGAGTGCCGCCGCCCGCGCCGCCTTTGCCGCCGGCGGCGCGCGAGCGCTCGCCCGCACGTTCCTCCTGCTCGCGCTCGTGCTGCTCGTCGCGGAGACGCTCGTCGCCCGCCGCGGTCAGGCCAAGTCCGAGGACTGATGGCCCTCCCGATCCTGATGGAGCGCCTCGCGGCGCTCAGCGCCTTCACCGCGCTCACCCGCGCGCTGCCGGCGCAGGGCGGGCGCGTGGGCGTCACCGGGCTCGCCGGCTCCGCCGACGCGGTGCTCCTCGCGACGCTCGCCGCGCAGCAGCCCAACCGGCTCTTCGTCGTCATCGCCGACCAGCTCCCCGAAGCCGAACGGTGGCTCGCCGACGTGCAGAGCGTGCTGGGGGATGTGGGGATCAAGCTCTATCCGCCGCGCGAAGGGTTCGGCGAGGTGGAGCCCCACGCCGAGGTCGCGGGCGAGCGGGTGGAGACGCTCGAGGCGCTCGCGCGCGGCGCGGTGCGCGTGCTCATCACCACCGCGCGCGCGGTGCAGGAGCGGACGCGCCTCCCGCGCGCCCTCGCCGATGCGCGGCTCGAGCTGCGCCGCGGCGACGTGCGGCGGCTCGAGGACCTCACGGCGCACCTCGACGCCGTGGGCTTCGAGCGGGTGCAGCTGGTGGAGGACGTCGCGCAGTACAGCGTGCGCGGCGGCATCCTCGACGTCTACGGCTTCGGCATGAGCGAGCCGGTGCGCCTCGAGTTCTGGGGCGACGAGCTCACCGAGATCCGCCGCTTCGACGTGGCGACGCAGCGGATGCTCGCCAGCGCCGACCAGGTGCTGATCCTCCCGGTGGACGTGAAGGGCGAGGCGGCCGAGCTGCGCTACGAGCGCGCGACGCTCGCCGAGCTCTGGCCGGAGGGCTCGCTCGTCGTGATCCCCGCGGGCGTCGCGATCCGCCCGGAGCTGCAGCGCACCTGGGACGAGGCCGATCATCACGCCCAGCTCGCGCGGCGTCGCGGCGAGGACGTCCCGTCGCGCGACGAGCTCCTCCAGTCGCCGCACGACACGATGCGCGCGATCGATGCCTTCCCGTCGCTCGAGGTGATCGGCGCGGGGACGGCGCGGGCGCGCGAGGCGGGATTGAGTCCCGCCGCTGCGGCCGAGCTCCCCGACGCCGTCGCCGACGGCGCCGCGGCCGCCGAGGCGCACGCCGCCGCCGAGGAGGCGATGCAGGCGATGGGCCGCATCAAGCGGCCGCACGAGATCGTGCAGTTCCCGCTCCGCGCCCCCGAACCCGTGGAGCGCGACATCGCGCGCCTGAGCGCGATGACGCGCGACGGGACGCAGACGATCATCCTCTGCGACAACACCGGGCAGGCCGAGCGCCTCGAGGAGCTGCTCGACGCGCGCGGCGAAGGGCGCTCGCCCGCGGCGCTCGTCATCGGCGTGCTGGCCGGCGGCTTCCTCATCCCGCCGCGCGGGACGCCGGCCGGGCTCCGCGTCCTCACCGACCACGAGATCTTCCGGCGCGAGCGCCGCATCCGCCGCAGCCGCAAGTACGCGACCGGCACCGCGCTCGAGCAGGTCACCGCGCTCAAGCCGGGCGACTTCGTCGTGCACCTCGACCACGGCGTCGGCATCTACCGCGGCATGACGACCGTCTTCCACGGCGAGGCGACGATCGAGGTCGCGGTGATCGAGTACGAGGGCGGTGACCGCCTGAACGTGCCGCTCTACCGTCTGGACCAGGTGGAGAAGTACCGCGCCGCCGGCGATGTCGCCGACGACCTCCCGCCGCCCCTTCTCCACAAGCTCGGCGGCAAGAAGTGGAGCGCGCAGAAGGAACGGACGCGCTCGGCGATCCACGAGATGACGGCCGAGCTGCTCGCGCTCTACGCGGGGCGCCGCATCGCGAGCCGCCCGCCGCATCATCCCGACGGGGCCTGGCAGAAGCAGCTCGAGAGCTCGTTCCTGTTCGAGGACACGCCCGACCAGCGCAAGGCGACCGCCGACGTCAAGCAGGACATGGAAGGCGCGAAGCCGATGGACCGGCTCCTCGTCGGCGACGTGGGCTACGGCAAGACCGAGATCGCCGTGCGCGCCGCGTTCAAGGCGATCCAGAGCGGCCGGCAGGTCGCGGTGCTCGTGCCCACGACGGTGCTCGCCGAGCAGCATGCGCGCACCTTCGGCGACCGCTTCGCCGATTTCCCGGTGCGCATCGCGGTGATGAGCCGCTTCCAGACCAAGAAGGAGCAGGACGCGGCGCTGGTGGAGCTCGCGAAGGGCACGGTCGACGTCGTCATCGGCACGCACCGCCTGCTGAGCCCCGACGTCAAGTTCGAGCGGCTGGGGCTCATCATCGTGGACGAGGAGCACCGCTTCGGCGTGAAGCACAAGGAGCGGCTCAAGCAGCTCAAGCTCGAGACCGACGTGCTCACGCTCACCGCGACGCCCATCCCGCGCACGCTGCACCAGTCGCTCGCGGGGCTGCGCGACATGACGCTCATGCAGACGCCGCCGCGCGACCGCTCGCCGGTGCTCACCTTCCTCGAGCCCTGGGACGACGGGCTGATCGAGGAGGGGATCTCGCGCGAGCTCGACCGCGGCGGGCAGGTCTTCTTCGTGCACAACCGCATCGAGACCATCCTCGCGATCGCCGACCACATCAAGCGCGTCGTGCCGCGGGCGCGCGTGGGGGTGGGGCACGGGCAGATGAAGGAGCGCGAGCTGGAGCAGGTGATGAAGCAGTTCGTGAGCGGCGAGCTCGACGTGCTCGTGAGCACGCTCATCGTCGAGAGCGGCATCGACGTGCCCAATGCCAACACGATGTTCGTCAACCGCGCCGACCGGCTCGGGCTCGCCCAGCTCTACCAGCTGCGCGGCCGCGTGGGGCGCTCGCATCGCCGCGCCTACTGCTACCTGATCGTCCCCGAGAACACCGATGAGGACGCCGAGCGCCGGCTGCGCGTGCTCGAGCACCACACGGAGCTCGGCGCGGGGTACCGCGTGGCGCTCAAGGACATGGAGCTGCGCGGGGCGGGGAACCTCCTCGGCCCCGAGCAGTCGGGGTTCGTGCACGCCGTGGGGTTCGACCTCTACCTGCGGCTCCTCGACGAGGCGGTCACGCGGCTCATGCGCGGGGACGCGCCGCCGCCACCGCCCCCGACCGACGTCACGCTCGACCTGCCGTCGTACCTGCCGGACGACTACATCGCCGCCCCCGAGGTGAAGCTGGACCTCTACCGGCGGCTCGGGGCCGCCCGGGTGGTGGACCAGGTGGACGAACTGCGGGACGAGGTCCGGGACCGGTTCGGCCCCCTGCCGTCGCCCGCCGACGCCTACTTCGCCGTGGCCCGGCTCCGGCTCCTCGGCGCCCCCCTCGGGGCGGAGGGGATTCTGGTGCATGGGAACGAGGCCCGTGTTAACTTCCGGGCCGACGCGGTCCCGCGTCTGAAGCCGCTCGCGGCCGCCTTCCGGGACGTGCAGTTCCAGGTGGATGTGCGTCGCGTCCAGCCCCTGTCATTGAAGCTCACGCGCCTCGGCGGCGCGTCGCTCCTGGACGGCCTCGTCCGGGCGCTGCGAACGATTTCGCCCGACGCACGGTAGAAGGACCTCTGCGGCACTCTTCCCCTCATTCGCTCATGACTCGCACCCGACTCCTCACCGCTTCGCTCGCTGCCGTCCTCGGCCTCACCGCCTGCGAGGGCCTCAAGGAAGCGATGACCGCCCATGTGGACACGGTCGCCCGCGCCGGCTCGCAGGAGCTGACCGTCACCCGCCTCGCCGAGCTCGTCGGCCCGACCGACGTGCCGTTGCAGGCCGATGCGATCCGCACCATCGCCCAGCTCTGGGTGAACTACCAGCTCCTCGGCCACGCGGCCGCGCGCGGCGATTCGCTCTTCACCGACGCCGACGCCGATCTGGGCATGTGGTCGGCGATCGCGCAGATGCGCTCGCGCAAGCTCTACGACGAGCTCGCGAAGGGATGGTCGGGGAACCTCGACCCGGCGACGTTCGAGAAGGCCTACAACGACGGCGTGCTCCTCGCCGCCTCGCACATCCTGCTCAGCAAGCAGCCCGAGGGGATGTCGCCCGAGGCCAACGCGGCCACGCGCGCCGAGGCCGAGAAGATCGCGACGCAGCTCAAGAACGCGACGCTCGAGCAGTTCGGGGCGGTCGCGCGGGCCCGCACGCAGGATCCGGGCTCGAAGGATCGCGGCGGCGACTACGGCGTCTTCGCGCGCGGCCAGATGGTCGCCGAGTTCGACGCGGGCATCCTGTCGGTCGCGCCCGGCGCGGTGACGGGCGTGGTGGAGACCCAGTTCGGCTACCACATCATCCGCCGTCACACCTACGCCGAGATCGCCGACCAGTTCCCGCAGCAGTACATGCAGATCGCGGGCGCCTCGGCCGAGAGCACCTACTTCGCCGGCGTCGAGAAGGCCGCGAACGTGCAGGTCCGGGCGAGCGCCGCCAAGCTCGTGAAGGCGATCGCCGAGGACGTCGATGCCTATCGGGACGACAAGACCGTGATCGCGACCGCGCGCACCGGCGACCTGACCGCGGCGCGGATGTCGATGTGGATGGCGGCCTTCCCGGCGCAGACGCGGATGCGGCAGCAGGTCGTGCAGGCGCCGGACTCGCTCATCCCGATGTTCGTGAAGGACTACGTGATGCGCAACGAGCTCCTGCTCCGCGCCGCCGACTCGGCGGGCGTGACGCTGGACTCGGCCGACGTGAAGCAGATCCGCGAGGCCTTCCGCGCCCGCGTGACCGAGACGATGACCCAGCTCGGCCTCACGCCGAAGCTGCTCGCCGACAGCGCCGCCGACACCGGGGCGCGCGAGCGTCTCGCCGCGGCCCGTGTGGACGAGTACCTCGGCAAGCTGGTGAAGAACGAGGTGCAGTACGTCGACGTGGCCGAGCAGATCGCGCTCGTGCTCCGGGGGCGCTACGAGAGCCGTCTCGTGCCGGCGGGCGTCGATCGCGTCCTCGCCGAGGCGACGAAGCTCCGCGCCGTGGCCGACTCCGCCCGGGCCGCGACGCAGCCGCCGACCGCGGTGCCGATGGGTCCGCCGGCCGGCGCGCCGGTCGCCCCGCCCATGCCGCAGCCGTAATGCGCCTGCTCTCGCCGCGCGCGCTCGGTCGCGCCGTCCTCCTGGCCGTCGGCACCGCGCTCGTCGCGGCGCCGGCGGCGGCACAGCAGGTGCCGGCCTTCCGCGGCATCGAGGTGGACCGCGTCGCCGGCGTCGTCGGCAGCACGCCCATCCTCTTCAGCGAAGTGCTGGAGGCGATCAACTTCGCGCGCGCGCAGGGGCTCCAGCTCCCGCCCGACAGTCTCGGGCAGATCCGCGTCGCGCGCGAGTTCCTCAATCGCATCATCGACCGCGAGGTGCTCATCGCGGTCGCGAAGGACTACAAGATCGAGATCGCCGAGAGCGATGTCGCGCAGCAGGTGGAGCGCGACCTCGACCGCGCGCGCAGCCAGTTCCGCACCGACGCCGAGTTCCGCGCGGCGCTCCAGCGCGACGGGTTCGGCACGCCCGAGGAGTACCGCAAGAAGGCGGTGGAGGCGGCGATCCGCGACGAGAGCCAGCGCCGCGCGATCGATTCGCTCAAGGCGAAGGGGCGCATGGCCCCCGCGAACGTGACCGAACGCGAGGTGAGCGAGGCGTTCGAGCGCCTCCGCACCGAGCTCCCGCCGCGCCCGGCGACGGTCGGGTTCCGCCAGGTCGTCGTGAAGATCCGGCCGCGCGCCGAGAGCATCGCGCGCGCGCGGGCGCTCATCGACAGCATCCGCCTGGAGCTCGAGAAGGGCGCGAGCTTCGAGGATGCGGCGAAGCGCTTCTCGATGGACGGCACCGCCGAGAAGGGCGGCGACCTCGACTGGAACCGCCGCGGCGTGATGGTCCCCGAGTTCGAGCGCATGATGTTCGCGCTCATCCCCGGCCGCATCAGCCCGATCGTGGAGACGCAGTACGGCTTCCACATCATCCGCGTGGACCGCGTCCGCGCGGGCGAGGTGCGCGCGCGGCACATCCTGATCAAGCCGGCGGTCGATTCGCAGGATCTTGCGTCGTCGCGCGCGCTGGCCGACACCGTGCTCGCCCTCTGGAAGCAGGGGACGCCGTACGACACGCTGCTCGCGAAGTACCATGACTACGACGAGGAGCGGTCGATCCCCGAGGGGCTCGCGCGCGACTCGCTGCCCGCCGAGTATCGCGTGGCGCTGAAGGACATCCCCGTGCAGGGGTTCACGCCGATCTTCGCGCTCCCCGATCGCGGCTCGGGCTTCAACAAGTGGGCGATCGCGCAGGTGCTCGTGAGCAAGCCCGAAGGGCGCTTCACGCTCGAGGAGTACCAGGAGAACATCCGGAAGCAGTTGCGCGAGGAGAAGTCCATCCGCCGCACGCTCGACAACCTGCGACGCGAGATCTACGTCTCGCTCAGGATCTGACGCCGACGGCCGCGGTCCCCACGCTCGCGATCACCCTCGGCGATCCCCGGGGCATCGGCCCCGAGATCGTCGCCACGGCGCTCGCCACCCCCGAGGTGGCGGGCGCCGCGCGCTTCGTGGTCGTGGGGCCGACCGGCTGCGGCGTCGCGGTGGACGAGCCGGTGGGGGAGTGGACGGAGGGCACCGGCCCCAGCCCCGACACACCCGAGGGCCACGCGCGTGACGCGCGGGCGGGCGCGCTCGCGGGCCGGGCGATCGCGCGCGCTTTCGAGCTCGTGCAGGGCGGGCGGGTGCAGGGGATCGTGACGGCCCCGATCGACAAGGCGGCGCTCCTCGCCGGCGGCTACGACTTCCCGGGCCACACCGAGATGCTCGAGGCGCTCGCCGGCACGCCGACGGTGATGATGCTCGCGAGCGACCGGCTGCGGGTGGTCCTGGCGACGACGCACATCGCGCTGCGCGACGTGCACGCCGCGCTGACCCGCGAGCGGCTGGAGCGGACGGTGCGGATCACGCGCGAAGGACTGCGCGCGGGCTTCGGCATCGCCGCGCCGCGGATCGCGCTCTGCGCGCTCAACCCGCACGCCGGCGACCATGGGCGCTTCGGTCGCGAGGACGACGAACTGCTCGCGCCGGTCGCGCAGGCGATGGGGATCGCGGGGCCGTTCCCGGCGGACACGGTGTTCGTGCGGGCGATGCGCGGGGAGTTCGACTGCGTGATCGCGCCGTACCACGACGTGGGGATGACGGCGATCAAGATCGCGTCGTT
The DNA window shown above is from Gemmatimonadota bacterium and carries:
- a CDS encoding peptidylprolyl isomerase produces the protein MRLLSPRALGRAVLLAVGTALVAAPAAAQQVPAFRGIEVDRVAGVVGSTPILFSEVLEAINFARAQGLQLPPDSLGQIRVAREFLNRIIDREVLIAVAKDYKIEIAESDVAQQVERDLDRARSQFRTDAEFRAALQRDGFGTPEEYRKKAVEAAIRDESQRRAIDSLKAKGRMAPANVTEREVSEAFERLRTELPPRPATVGFRQVVVKIRPRAESIARARALIDSIRLELEKGASFEDAAKRFSMDGTAEKGGDLDWNRRGVMVPEFERMMFALIPGRISPIVETQYGFHIIRVDRVRAGEVRARHILIKPAVDSQDLASSRALADTVLALWKQGTPYDTLLAKYHDYDEERSIPEGLARDSLPAEYRVALKDIPVQGFTPIFALPDRGSGFNKWAIAQVLVSKPEGRFTLEEYQENIRKQLREEKSIRRTLDNLRREIYVSLRI
- the pdxA gene encoding 4-hydroxythreonine-4-phosphate dehydrogenase PdxA, producing the protein MTPTAAVPTLAITLGDPRGIGPEIVATALATPEVAGAARFVVVGPTGCGVAVDEPVGEWTEGTGPSPDTPEGHARDARAGALAGRAIARAFELVQGGRVQGIVTAPIDKAALLAGGYDFPGHTEMLEALAGTPTVMMLASDRLRVVLATTHIALRDVHAALTRERLERTVRITREGLRAGFGIAAPRIALCALNPHAGDHGRFGREDDELLAPVAQAMGIAGPFPADTVFVRAMRGEFDCVIAPYHDVGMTAIKIASFGEGVNVTLGLPFVRTSPDHGTALDIAGQGRASATSFVAAVRTAVSLLSR